CGATGACGCCGCTCACGTCGCCTACGCCTGTCACACCGATCACCCGCTCATGCCGATGACTTCCCCCTCCGCCTCGACAACGATGACCACCCCGCCCGCGGAACCTGCATCCGCCGCGCAGGCCGACGATGGGGTCGCGCGGACGCCGGAGGGCCGTGTCGCTTCGCCGTGCATCAACGTCTGCCAGATGCATGAGCCTACGGCGCTGTGCCGAGGCTGTGCGCGCACCATCGCCGAGATCACCGCTTGGCGCAATGCCGACGATGGACAGCGGTTGCGCGTCCTGGCCGCCATGCCGGCACGCCGTGCCTTGCTGCAAGCCCATGGCGCGCTGGTGGAATCCGCCGCTGATCGCTGACCACCGAGCGGTGCAGGTTCCCCGTTCCCCGTTCCCCGTTCCCCGTTCCCCGTTCCCCGTTTCCCGTTTCCCGTTTCCGGACGC
The Roseateles amylovorans genome window above contains:
- a CDS encoding DUF1289 domain-containing protein gives rise to the protein MTTPPAEPASAAQADDGVARTPEGRVASPCINVCQMHEPTALCRGCARTIAEITAWRNADDGQRLRVLAAMPARRALLQAHGALVESAADR